From a region of the Fuerstiella sp. genome:
- a CDS encoding YdcF family protein: protein MSRTSPSPGAVAPQHNIRLLDLMLRVAVATVMLVAGTWGALGRIVAEKLATKLIMPTGLVWLMLLVSLLAARRAGRGDLILAAGMPWIALTLLGNGIVAETLVRTLEDPYRHIQPLKSEAFDVIVVLGGGTNMGANRRFQGNSAGDRVLLTAQMFHAGLTRRVICSGRRIDELNPDDTNPARQSMAILKSLSVPESVIGLVEGRTTSEEMHLLGRSFGGSNRRIGLITSAWHLQRALKLAKHNNLEAEPLPADFLTEPVSRPTTGAIILSCVPQSDAVWRTGKVLKEYLGMFVGR, encoded by the coding sequence GTGTCACGAACTTCACCTTCTCCTGGTGCCGTCGCACCACAACATAACATCCGGTTACTCGACCTTATGCTTCGGGTGGCTGTCGCTACCGTCATGCTGGTTGCCGGAACCTGGGGAGCACTCGGTCGCATCGTTGCCGAAAAGCTTGCAACAAAGCTGATCATGCCGACAGGGCTGGTCTGGCTGATGTTGCTGGTTTCTCTGCTCGCAGCCCGTCGAGCCGGACGTGGTGATCTGATTCTGGCAGCCGGCATGCCGTGGATCGCCCTGACGTTACTGGGAAACGGCATCGTTGCGGAGACTTTGGTACGTACTCTGGAAGATCCCTATCGCCATATTCAGCCACTGAAGTCTGAGGCTTTTGATGTGATTGTGGTGCTGGGAGGCGGGACCAATATGGGTGCCAACCGACGTTTTCAGGGAAATTCCGCTGGTGATCGAGTCCTGCTGACGGCTCAAATGTTCCACGCCGGACTCACCAGACGCGTTATCTGCAGCGGTCGGCGAATCGATGAACTGAATCCAGATGATACGAATCCGGCCCGACAGTCAATGGCGATTCTTAAGTCGTTATCCGTCCCGGAATCGGTGATTGGACTGGTGGAAGGTCGGACAACGTCCGAGGAAATGCACCTGCTGGGCCGGTCATTCGGAGGCAGCAACAGACGAATTGGACTGATTACATCGGCCTGGCATCTTCAGAGAGCGCTTAAGCTGGCGAAACACAACAATCTGGAAGCCGAGCCGTTGCCGGCCGATTTCCTGACGGAGCCGGTATCGAGACCTACGACCGGCGCGATAATCCTAAGCTGTGTCCCCCAGAGTGATGCTGTCTGGAGGACAGGAAAGGTGCTTAAGGAATATCTGGGAATGTTTGTGGGACGCTGA
- a CDS encoding ATP-dependent helicase yields MSQPDPEVPELLRHLNLQQYKAVVHGESPLLIIAGAGTGKTTTLAHRVAWQIMSGVDPARILLLTFTRRAATEMLRRVESILLMLNAEAGTNPNITKRRYVRQIQGGTFHAVATQLLRRFGHLIGLHPDFTILDRSDSEDLMNLARSEVKLPGSGSRFPLKGTCLDIYSRCVNTQQTLDVILRKHFPWCCEHEELLGRLFTLFAERKEQQRVLDFDDLLLFWNALAASTGGSEILSSKFDRILVDEYQDTNVLQAGILKQMSPNGHGVTAVGDDAQSIYSFRAATVRNILDFPDDFPETSVMPLEQNYRSTQRILDCTNLVIAEAGERHHKELWSDRGDGAVPVLATCADEDAQSEFLIDRILEQREQGTALRSQAVLFRASHHSMSLEAELSRRNIPFKKHGGLRFLETAHVKDVMSFLRLAENPFDAIAGFRILVLLPGIGQVKAGTLVNLLRETGGRFDAWLDWKPPSALKNDWRTFVELLLSIAERSDSSDVGPATDLHQIRSFYSPLVTARYDNAKARINDIRQLEVIAARYKTRREFLSEMTLDPPASTQEPAADSWQDEDYLILSTIHSAKGLEWDSVYVIHAADGNIPSDMATDSPEEIEEERRLFYVAMTRAKNNLTVCRPERYYFHHRRRSDLGSLSRITRFLPARIQEAFQLISFGVLSETDLENPDRLISADTSEIRRNISKLWST; encoded by the coding sequence ATGTCGCAGCCGGACCCGGAAGTTCCCGAATTACTGCGACACCTGAATTTACAGCAGTATAAAGCTGTGGTTCACGGTGAATCTCCATTGCTGATCATCGCCGGTGCCGGCACCGGTAAAACCACAACCCTGGCTCATCGAGTCGCCTGGCAGATCATGTCGGGTGTTGATCCGGCCCGGATTCTGCTACTGACGTTTACCCGTCGAGCCGCCACGGAAATGCTTCGCAGAGTCGAAAGTATTCTGCTGATGCTGAATGCTGAGGCCGGGACAAATCCAAACATCACCAAACGCAGGTATGTTCGTCAGATTCAGGGTGGAACGTTTCATGCGGTTGCCACTCAACTGCTGCGGCGATTTGGTCACCTGATTGGCCTGCATCCGGATTTTACTATCCTTGATCGCAGTGATTCCGAAGATCTGATGAATCTGGCCAGATCGGAAGTGAAGCTGCCGGGAAGCGGCAGCAGGTTCCCGTTGAAGGGCACCTGCCTTGACATCTACAGCCGCTGCGTGAATACGCAGCAAACCCTGGATGTGATTCTCCGGAAACACTTTCCCTGGTGTTGCGAACACGAAGAGCTTTTGGGGCGATTGTTTACGTTGTTTGCTGAACGCAAGGAACAGCAGCGTGTCCTGGATTTTGACGATCTGCTGCTGTTCTGGAACGCGCTGGCCGCATCGACCGGTGGCAGCGAGATACTCAGCAGTAAGTTCGATCGCATCCTTGTGGACGAATATCAGGACACCAATGTGCTGCAGGCCGGCATCCTGAAACAAATGTCACCAAACGGACACGGAGTGACGGCTGTTGGTGACGATGCACAGTCGATTTACTCCTTTCGGGCGGCAACCGTCCGCAACATTCTGGATTTCCCGGATGATTTTCCTGAGACCTCTGTGATGCCCCTCGAACAGAATTATCGCAGCACACAACGAATTCTGGACTGCACCAATCTTGTGATCGCTGAGGCCGGCGAGCGGCATCACAAGGAGCTTTGGTCAGATCGTGGTGATGGAGCTGTCCCTGTACTGGCGACATGTGCTGACGAAGACGCTCAGAGTGAATTTTTGATTGATCGGATTCTCGAACAAAGAGAACAGGGAACAGCGCTCAGGAGCCAGGCGGTCCTGTTTCGGGCGTCTCATCACAGTATGTCACTCGAAGCTGAACTAAGCCGGCGGAATATTCCATTCAAAAAACATGGCGGGCTGCGATTTCTTGAAACCGCGCATGTCAAAGATGTCATGTCGTTCCTTCGACTGGCAGAGAATCCATTCGACGCAATCGCCGGGTTTCGAATTCTGGTTCTGCTGCCGGGCATCGGACAGGTCAAAGCGGGCACTCTTGTTAATCTGTTGAGAGAAACCGGAGGTCGGTTTGATGCCTGGCTGGACTGGAAACCACCGTCGGCACTGAAAAACGACTGGCGGACATTCGTTGAATTGCTGCTGAGCATTGCCGAACGTTCTGACTCGTCTGACGTCGGTCCGGCAACTGATCTCCATCAGATTCGGTCCTTCTACAGTCCGCTGGTGACAGCCCGCTACGACAACGCGAAGGCTCGGATCAATGACATCAGACAATTGGAAGTCATCGCAGCCCGATATAAAACTCGCAGGGAGTTTCTGTCAGAAATGACGCTGGATCCTCCGGCGTCCACACAGGAACCTGCTGCAGATTCGTGGCAGGATGAGGACTATTTGATATTGAGCACCATCCATTCAGCAAAAGGGCTCGAATGGGATTCGGTGTATGTGATTCATGCGGCAGACGGCAACATTCCTTCGGATATGGCAACCGATTCACCGGAAGAAATCGAAGAAGAGCGACGTTTGTTCTATGTGGCAATGACGCGAGCAAAAAATAATCTGACCGTCTGCCGTCCCGAACGTTATTATTTCCATCATCGGCGTCGCAGCGATCTGGGTTCCCTGTCCCGAATCACTCGGTTCCTTCCGGCCAGAATTCAGGAGGCGTTCCAACTGATATCGTTTGGTGTACTGTCTGAAACAGACTTGGAAAATCCCGACAGACTGATCTCCGCAGACACTTCTGAGATTCGTCGGAATATCTCAAAACTGTGGTCAACGTAG
- a CDS encoding ABC transporter ATP-binding protein/permease translates to MSEANLFSRIVSTRQLFRPALLGATVCAVAASVCLVGFILCAGAITGLIQVRIAGQGEMALQSVLQDDTFPERILRQLVDQIPLLRENRSPLPVLTVAGLIFVGLRWLLQAAVSGQSSAYASVRVRRLRQHLHRQSLRLNAGDLHGERIDTSRRLFRESADQVQTSVHQWTRLTIGGMADLVALPVTCCLVHFYAGMECMIPVVAGWFLMMMEEKRLSNTSDLLSEQVDRSLNRLANGLEKSRIVAGYGMESFEHEQFEENLNAFDRHRGQVSRELRRGVWVNRAILIFAAGAPSWILLRHLLTDDQIGLSGITIIGISLVLLYQTLRALQLSQDYELRGSVAAEEINEYIRSVPDVSQVVRARFQEPLSRNLQFDQICVDTPDHPNLLNQLDLKIDVGQRVALISLCYEETSALVSLVPRLNDPQSGQVLLDGRNIRQATLESLRAESMIVSGMNNLFNATVLENITCGQADISRQQAMEAGKIAHAEKFTRQLPKGYETQVGDYGVPLDAGQAFRLAIARAIVRKPALLFIEEPHVSLDSETKALLDDTFDRICQDRTVVFLPFRLSTVKKCDRVVLLNDGRVVADGPHDELVISSELYRHWEYIRFNVFRSGE, encoded by the coding sequence GTGTCTGAAGCAAATCTGTTCAGTCGGATCGTATCGACTCGGCAGTTGTTCCGTCCGGCCCTGCTCGGAGCAACAGTCTGCGCCGTTGCGGCGTCAGTTTGTCTGGTGGGTTTCATTCTTTGCGCTGGGGCGATTACCGGACTGATTCAGGTACGAATTGCCGGCCAGGGTGAAATGGCTCTGCAATCAGTACTGCAGGACGACACATTTCCAGAGCGGATATTACGGCAACTTGTCGATCAGATTCCCCTGCTGCGTGAGAATCGTTCGCCCCTGCCCGTTCTTACGGTTGCCGGACTGATATTCGTAGGACTTCGGTGGCTGCTGCAGGCAGCGGTCTCGGGTCAGTCGTCCGCATATGCGTCTGTACGCGTTCGCAGATTGCGGCAACATCTGCATCGGCAGTCTCTGCGACTGAATGCAGGAGACCTTCACGGAGAACGTATCGATACGAGTCGACGTTTGTTCCGGGAGTCAGCCGATCAGGTTCAGACCTCAGTCCATCAGTGGACTCGACTGACAATCGGAGGCATGGCTGATCTGGTTGCTTTACCTGTGACCTGTTGTCTTGTGCACTTTTATGCAGGCATGGAATGTATGATTCCGGTCGTCGCAGGCTGGTTTCTGATGATGATGGAGGAAAAACGTCTGTCGAACACTTCCGACCTGCTGAGCGAACAGGTGGACCGCAGTCTGAATCGCCTGGCTAACGGTCTGGAAAAATCACGAATCGTTGCGGGCTATGGCATGGAGTCTTTTGAACATGAGCAATTTGAAGAGAACCTGAATGCCTTCGATCGACACCGTGGACAGGTGAGTCGTGAACTGCGTCGGGGTGTCTGGGTAAATCGAGCCATTCTGATTTTCGCCGCCGGCGCTCCTAGCTGGATTCTGTTACGACATCTGCTGACAGACGATCAGATCGGCCTGTCAGGCATTACGATCATTGGAATCAGCCTGGTGCTGCTTTATCAAACACTGCGTGCATTGCAGCTTTCTCAGGACTACGAGCTCCGAGGCAGTGTCGCCGCCGAAGAAATCAATGAATACATTCGGTCTGTACCGGACGTGAGTCAGGTCGTACGCGCACGGTTCCAGGAGCCTCTGTCGCGCAACCTGCAGTTCGATCAAATCTGCGTTGACACACCCGACCACCCGAACCTGCTGAATCAACTGGACCTAAAAATCGATGTCGGCCAGCGAGTGGCTTTGATTTCCCTGTGCTATGAAGAAACCAGTGCGCTCGTGAGTCTGGTTCCCCGATTGAACGATCCACAAAGCGGACAGGTACTTCTTGACGGCAGAAACATCCGACAGGCGACGCTGGAATCGCTGCGAGCCGAGTCGATGATCGTCTCGGGGATGAACAATCTGTTCAACGCCACCGTGCTGGAAAATATCACATGCGGACAGGCTGACATTTCGAGGCAACAGGCGATGGAAGCCGGAAAAATTGCTCACGCGGAAAAATTCACACGACAGCTGCCGAAGGGCTACGAAACTCAGGTCGGTGATTACGGTGTCCCGCTCGATGCCGGACAGGCGTTTCGTCTGGCCATCGCACGTGCCATCGTTCGCAAACCCGCATTGCTGTTTATCGAAGAACCTCATGTTTCGCTGGACAGCGAAACCAAGGCACTTCTCGATGATACTTTTGATCGAATCTGTCAGGATCGAACAGTCGTCTTTCTGCCCTTTCGGCTGTCCACCGTCAAAAAATGTGACCGGGTGGTCCTGCTGAATGATGGTCGAGTGGTTGCGGACGGCCCTCACGATGAACTGGTAATCAGCTCTGAATTGTACCGTCACTGGGAATACATTCGTTTTAATGTATTCCGATCCGGCGAATAA
- a CDS encoding ferritin-like domain-containing protein, with protein MELSDFARCVLSSEQLDRKLAVPGETFSDGLEHEAERVIRPARPEQLQFAAQRTAPKMPKAAALKDPRKRAIAHHIMANHELQALEVMAMVILAFPQAPVGFRRGVGEIMLDEQRHTRLHVQRAAELGIRFGELPVNGYIWTRAVGYASVLEYVCGLPLVFEGGNLDHTAEFEEYFLDAGDRRSAGIMRSIHRDEIRHVEFGLKWLRRLKPPGMDDFTVWEQNLTWPLRPSKARGKLFLEEPRRAAGMTEEFISRLREWEEAESSD; from the coding sequence GTGGAGCTCAGTGACTTTGCAAGATGTGTCCTGTCATCCGAACAGCTCGACAGGAAACTGGCCGTTCCGGGTGAGACGTTTTCTGACGGATTAGAACATGAAGCAGAACGAGTGATTCGTCCTGCCCGTCCGGAGCAACTGCAGTTTGCCGCACAAAGAACAGCGCCAAAAATGCCAAAGGCTGCTGCTCTGAAAGATCCCCGCAAGCGCGCGATTGCACATCACATCATGGCGAACCACGAACTGCAGGCTTTGGAAGTCATGGCAATGGTGATTCTGGCTTTCCCTCAGGCCCCGGTTGGATTTCGCCGGGGTGTGGGTGAAATCATGCTGGATGAACAACGGCATACCCGACTACACGTGCAACGTGCAGCAGAACTGGGTATCCGGTTCGGTGAACTGCCGGTGAACGGCTACATCTGGACCAGAGCAGTCGGATATGCAAGTGTGCTGGAATACGTCTGCGGTCTCCCACTGGTATTTGAGGGTGGCAACCTGGATCACACGGCCGAATTCGAAGAGTACTTTCTGGATGCCGGTGATCGCCGCAGCGCCGGAATTATGCGTTCCATTCACCGCGACGAAATCCGTCATGTGGAATTTGGACTGAAATGGCTGCGAAGACTCAAACCACCAGGAATGGATGACTTTACGGTCTGGGAACAGAACCTCACATGGCCCCTGCGCCCGTCAAAAGCACGCGGCAAACTGTTTCTGGAAGAGCCCCGTCGTGCAGCCGGAATGACAGAAGAATTCATCAGTCGATTACGAGAATGGGAAGAAGCAGAAAGCAGCGATTGA
- the xerD gene encoding site-specific tyrosine recombinase XerD, producing MSPNTVLAYRRDLTKFLNWNEQNQRKSVHEVDIPTMTAFLDHLTQQGLAATSIGRNLVAVRMFFRYLMLENVVAESVVDLVSSPKLWQRLPKVLSPEMVEDLLAAPQGSIDRYARRDRAVLAVMYATGCRVSEVVDLRLSDVNLTERYARCTGKGNKQRMVSMNPVAVNAINRYLNLERPLMVGNASDDREYLFVSRSGRRLRREAVWELIRRYAARAGCGTDVSPHTLRHSFATHLLARGADIRALQEMLGHASIRTTQIYTQVDHSRLKTVHSQCHPRG from the coding sequence ATGTCACCTAACACGGTGCTGGCCTACCGACGTGATCTCACAAAGTTTCTGAACTGGAATGAGCAGAATCAGCGCAAATCGGTTCACGAAGTCGACATTCCCACCATGACCGCCTTTCTTGATCATCTGACGCAACAGGGCCTGGCAGCAACCAGTATTGGTCGGAACCTGGTCGCGGTCAGAATGTTCTTTCGTTACCTGATGCTGGAAAATGTCGTCGCTGAAAGCGTGGTCGACCTGGTTTCGTCACCCAAACTTTGGCAGCGTCTTCCCAAAGTTTTGAGTCCTGAAATGGTCGAAGACCTGCTGGCGGCTCCGCAGGGCTCAATCGATCGATACGCCCGCCGTGATCGGGCAGTTCTCGCTGTAATGTATGCAACCGGATGTCGAGTATCGGAAGTCGTTGATCTCAGACTGTCAGACGTGAACCTGACAGAACGCTACGCACGTTGTACAGGTAAAGGCAACAAACAGCGGATGGTGTCGATGAATCCGGTCGCAGTGAATGCGATCAATCGGTATCTGAATCTGGAGCGGCCACTGATGGTGGGAAACGCCTCTGATGACAGAGAATATCTGTTCGTTTCCCGAAGCGGCAGACGACTCCGGCGCGAAGCGGTGTGGGAGTTAATTCGTCGGTATGCAGCGCGCGCCGGTTGCGGAACCGATGTTAGCCCACACACTCTGCGTCACAGTTTTGCAACGCACCTGCTGGCACGTGGAGCCGACATCCGGGCATTGCAGGAAATGCTGGGGCATGCCAGTATTCGTACAACTCAGATTTACACTCAGGTCGATCACTCAAGACTGAAAACAGTGCACAGCCAGTGCCATCCGCGCGGTTGA
- a CDS encoding HAD family hydrolase gives MIRAVVFDAVWTVIYPSPGITEVYQQAFARHCNLRLSAVHIRNTLNSALSRRSRDSDLRTDELSEHNFWYELISRLCGDHPGRQACFDDLYEGFQRPDRWRCFEDAAELIDRLNETGITTAIASNFDQRLHMVLDGLSPLSSITHRFVSSEIGWRKPALPFFRHVCSELNEQPEFVLFVGDDLQNDVLGAQRAGCRSAWIRRKPEGFEPVPAGTIPLNELTELSVLVTGTSQL, from the coding sequence ATGATCCGTGCCGTGGTATTTGATGCGGTGTGGACGGTCATCTATCCCTCACCAGGAATTACGGAGGTCTATCAGCAGGCTTTCGCTCGACACTGCAATCTGCGGTTGTCGGCGGTTCACATTCGAAATACGCTCAATTCGGCCCTTAGCCGGCGCAGCAGAGACAGTGACCTTCGAACAGACGAATTGAGCGAACACAATTTTTGGTATGAACTCATTAGTCGTTTGTGTGGGGATCATCCGGGCCGGCAGGCGTGTTTCGACGATTTGTATGAAGGTTTTCAGCGCCCCGACCGATGGCGTTGTTTTGAGGATGCCGCAGAGTTGATTGACCGTTTAAATGAAACCGGAATCACCACGGCCATCGCCTCAAATTTTGATCAGCGACTCCACATGGTCCTTGACGGCCTTAGCCCGCTTTCATCAATCACTCACCGATTTGTATCGTCTGAAATTGGCTGGAGGAAACCGGCACTTCCGTTCTTCCGGCATGTCTGCAGTGAGCTCAATGAACAGCCGGAATTCGTGTTGTTCGTGGGCGACGACCTGCAAAACGACGTGCTGGGTGCTCAACGAGCAGGTTGTCGGTCTGCGTGGATCAGAAGAAAACCAGAGGGATTCGAACCCGTTCCTGCCGGAACGATTCCGCTTAATGAATTAACGGAGCTGTCTGTACTTGTTACGGGAACGTCGCAACTTTGA
- a CDS encoding integration host factor subunit beta, which produces MTKKEIVKAISEELGLTQLKTKQIVQKTFDAIVETLVTDHRIELRNFGVFEVKKRAARKARNPRTGGAVEVPAKFVVTFKPGKEMEERVRELEIAENARLQAIKTAENSAGDSQFPEEAQERTYPPGAESSQPPGYGNSSTFRQTGFNS; this is translated from the coding sequence GTGACCAAGAAAGAGATTGTGAAGGCGATCTCCGAGGAGCTGGGTCTTACCCAGCTTAAAACGAAGCAAATCGTACAGAAGACGTTTGATGCAATAGTTGAAACACTAGTTACGGACCACCGAATTGAATTGCGAAATTTTGGTGTGTTTGAAGTGAAAAAACGAGCAGCTCGAAAGGCACGCAATCCTCGAACTGGCGGAGCAGTAGAGGTTCCGGCAAAGTTTGTGGTGACGTTCAAGCCCGGCAAGGAAATGGAAGAACGTGTGCGGGAATTGGAGATAGCAGAAAACGCTCGTTTGCAGGCCATCAAAACGGCAGAGAATTCAGCGGGTGACAGTCAATTTCCTGAAGAAGCTCAGGAAAGGACTTACCCACCCGGAGCGGAGAGTTCCCAGCCACCTGGATATGGAAACAGTTCCACGTTCAGGCAGACCGGGTTCAACTCCTGA
- a CDS encoding LptF/LptG family permease gives MFTTFDRYLWGRMLHTFVVFFVATYGLYIVIDLFTNIDAFQMETEKASPTVSSAQSALATMVRKIALYYLYRSSDYLGLAGLILVSISTMAVLGLMEKNSESHPVLAAGIPAFRLLKPFLMGTAALNFLIICNQELIIPSIAVELQTPRGRDQTIKQEVIPVYDYSNHMMSIDGESVSVAESRLDTATFYLPPELAQGGCALRAESAIYLPANDRHPSGWILTNQTGVFDPKLLTDEGRKRIIPKSNGKDVFVASEVNFDELYYQGRNPKLLSSMQLVKRIRHPATGSVTVRQQSLALHSRVTKPLLSMMGAAIALPLILRKESTGLVINLAICSCVLAAIFGITEGSLLLGNAGLIRPELAAWLPVVFAGTTSVWTSGYVQT, from the coding sequence ATGTTCACAACATTTGACCGATACCTTTGGGGACGGATGCTGCACACGTTTGTCGTGTTCTTTGTGGCAACATACGGTCTGTATATCGTGATCGATCTGTTCACGAACATCGATGCCTTTCAAATGGAAACTGAAAAGGCCTCCCCGACCGTCAGCTCCGCACAGAGTGCGCTGGCAACCATGGTCCGAAAGATCGCACTCTATTATTTATACAGATCAAGCGATTATCTGGGACTGGCCGGACTGATACTTGTCTCAATTTCTACGATGGCGGTCCTGGGCCTAATGGAGAAGAACTCGGAATCCCACCCTGTGCTGGCAGCCGGCATTCCTGCATTTCGGTTACTCAAACCCTTCCTGATGGGTACTGCAGCCCTAAATTTCCTGATCATTTGTAATCAGGAGCTCATCATTCCGTCAATTGCCGTAGAACTTCAGACACCAAGGGGGAGAGATCAGACCATAAAACAAGAGGTGATCCCGGTATATGACTATTCAAATCATATGATGTCGATCGATGGAGAATCCGTGTCTGTCGCCGAGTCACGGCTGGATACAGCGACGTTTTATCTTCCACCTGAGTTGGCACAGGGTGGATGTGCGCTGCGGGCAGAATCAGCAATCTACCTGCCTGCGAATGACAGGCATCCGTCCGGATGGATTTTGACCAACCAAACCGGCGTATTTGACCCAAAACTCCTGACTGACGAAGGCAGAAAGCGAATCATTCCAAAATCGAATGGCAAGGACGTCTTCGTTGCATCAGAGGTTAATTTCGACGAACTGTATTATCAGGGTCGCAACCCGAAACTCTTGTCTTCAATGCAGTTAGTGAAGCGGATTCGTCACCCCGCCACCGGAAGCGTGACAGTGCGTCAGCAGAGTCTGGCACTACATTCCAGGGTAACCAAACCATTGCTGTCGATGATGGGGGCTGCTATTGCACTGCCATTGATCCTGCGGAAGGAATCAACAGGACTGGTCATCAATCTGGCAATCTGCAGCTGCGTTTTAGCAGCCATCTTCGGTATCACCGAAGGAAGCCTGCTGCTGGGAAACGCCGGACTTATCCGTCCGGAACTGGCGGCTTGGTTACCGGTTGTATTCGCCGGCACAACCAGTGTCTGGACTTCAGGTTACGTGCAGACCTAG
- a CDS encoding DUF423 domain-containing protein: MSSRICLILAAVFGFLAVLCGAFGAHFLSDTGYLEHKYADMDPRQVSGTQLTAAYKYYQDFQTGVRYHMWHALALMAVGVWKHQRESRALSIAAWSFSVGITLFSGALYLLVIGGPRFGGIPWGAVAPLGGTALMAGWTAVLFAAVRQPRNTRTRE; encoded by the coding sequence ATGTCTTCCCGCATCTGTCTGATTCTGGCCGCGGTATTTGGATTTCTTGCTGTTCTTTGCGGAGCTTTTGGGGCCCATTTTCTGTCGGATACCGGCTACCTTGAACACAAATATGCCGATATGGATCCCAGGCAGGTTTCCGGAACGCAGTTGACCGCTGCTTACAAGTATTATCAGGACTTTCAGACTGGGGTGCGCTATCACATGTGGCACGCTCTGGCTCTGATGGCCGTTGGTGTTTGGAAACATCAACGGGAATCCCGTGCGCTCAGTATCGCGGCCTGGTCTTTTTCGGTCGGAATCACATTGTTCTCCGGGGCACTTTATCTGCTGGTCATCGGGGGTCCTCGTTTCGGAGGAATTCCGTGGGGTGCTGTAGCACCGCTGGGAGGAACAGCTTTGATGGCCGGCTGGACGGCAGTTCTGTTCGCAGCCGTCCGGCAACCGCGGAACACGCGGACGCGCGAGTAA
- a CDS encoding ABC transporter permease, translated as MNAFPVLAQSTAVTDVNWGPAWLVALGFLFALIGFGYWTRAGIIARATTKEAVRQPLFFLLLVISGFVLLVNTFIPFFTLEADVKMLKECGLATLLIAGVLLAVWTAGTSITNEIEGKTAMTLLSKPINRRQFILGKYIGILQGTLWLLVPLAIIFGVLIFYKVGHDQREMSETVSPLFENTMVLGLNLPMPHPERMAVVNQVIPGVVLVFFEIAVLGAVSVAVATRLPMVVNLVVCFAIFVIGNLTPMMVSQSERVIQNEAVTFVARLIATAVPSLDAFNVSAAIATETQVLPAYPGTALLYCIAYATATILFAFILFEDRDLA; from the coding sequence ATGAATGCATTTCCGGTCCTGGCTCAGTCAACTGCTGTCACTGACGTGAACTGGGGCCCCGCATGGCTGGTGGCCCTCGGGTTTCTGTTCGCCCTGATTGGGTTTGGCTACTGGACCCGGGCCGGCATTATTGCCCGTGCCACAACCAAAGAGGCAGTGCGCCAACCGCTGTTTTTCCTGCTGCTGGTGATTTCAGGATTTGTCCTGCTGGTGAACACGTTTATCCCGTTCTTCACACTCGAAGCTGATGTGAAGATGCTGAAGGAGTGTGGTCTGGCGACCCTGCTGATTGCCGGCGTTCTGCTGGCTGTCTGGACGGCGGGCACATCGATTACGAATGAAATCGAAGGCAAAACGGCCATGACTCTGCTGTCGAAGCCCATCAACCGGCGACAGTTCATTCTGGGCAAGTACATTGGAATTCTACAGGGGACATTGTGGCTGCTGGTTCCGCTCGCCATCATCTTTGGGGTTCTGATCTTCTACAAAGTCGGACACGATCAGCGTGAAATGTCAGAGACTGTTTCACCATTGTTTGAAAATACGATGGTCCTGGGGCTCAACCTGCCCATGCCTCATCCGGAACGAATGGCGGTGGTGAACCAGGTGATTCCCGGAGTGGTTCTGGTGTTCTTCGAGATCGCCGTTCTGGGCGCCGTCAGCGTGGCGGTTGCCACCCGACTGCCAATGGTCGTCAACCTGGTTGTCTGTTTCGCCATCTTCGTCATCGGCAATCTGACTCCCATGATGGTCTCTCAAAGTGAGCGTGTCATTCAAAACGAAGCAGTGACATTCGTCGCTCGTTTGATCGCAACCGCTGTGCCCTCTCTGGATGCATTCAATGTGTCAGCAGCAATTGCGACAGAAACACAGGTGCTGCCTGCCTATCCTGGCACCGCCCTGCTTTACTGTATTGCCTACGCAACCGCAACAATTCTGTTTGCGTTCATTTTGTTCGAAGACAGAGACCTGGCATAG